The Bryobacteraceae bacterium genome includes a window with the following:
- a CDS encoding ligand-gated channel has protein sequence MPSPCFAFRIFLSAFILAFACAAAEIIVVDPSGAVIPNAAVERLGAAARITAPGFAPKTVALPKDQSEVRVTLDPAPLQTTVDVVVRAAGAETVQSIATSALEIESTGARTVLDAVDRLAPGAFVTRRGVMGYGIASNGTGAVSIRGIGGSPNTGVLIVIDGRPDFQALMGHPLPDLYTLSDASSVRVTLGPASVLYGSNAMGGAVEIIPSRPESGFQTRLTSSLGSWYTTQHRLNHAAAFSRSFYSVNAGYSGTSGERPSSDFRNPDGTFTFGADLSEHWKFSLESRYGFFHVEDPGTIFAPLQGSFARVGRGGYSFNLNNAYGRSHGYLRQYGAWGRHFITDGFRSTDSTKGLRAMQTLLLAPSLTLDFGGDFNHFGGAARNIKSFLNYGQHEIQEGGGFSRTQWAVSPRFSLSGGYRHHRHSVYGGMSVPEASATVRLSQRISWSGGVSRGFRNPTIRELYLFPAPNPGLQPERLWNTQSTLYVQPHRSLTAWATGYYSSLSNQILTLGRFPNLRLENSGRAILRGVDIQSQWRPARSWMMSAGTAILRSGQIAPLLPANKFNGAVHYHQRRLSASLSAMIVGRRYANAARTATLGGYPLLTLQTGWKASRRLSLFALVDNLLDRRYEVLPGYVMPRINAAGGMTIQF, from the coding sequence ATGCCGTCTCCGTGCTTCGCTTTCCGGATCTTTTTATCGGCGTTCATCCTTGCATTCGCCTGCGCTGCTGCCGAGATCATCGTGGTGGATCCTTCTGGCGCAGTCATTCCAAACGCCGCTGTGGAGCGTCTCGGCGCGGCGGCGCGCATCACGGCGCCCGGATTCGCCCCGAAAACGGTCGCTTTGCCCAAAGATCAGTCCGAGGTTCGCGTCACTCTCGATCCCGCCCCTCTTCAGACGACAGTGGATGTTGTTGTCCGCGCCGCGGGCGCGGAGACCGTGCAGTCCATTGCGACTTCTGCGCTCGAGATCGAGAGCACGGGCGCCCGCACCGTCCTCGACGCTGTCGACCGGCTTGCTCCGGGCGCTTTCGTTACGCGGCGCGGCGTCATGGGCTATGGCATCGCCTCGAATGGCACCGGCGCCGTCAGCATCCGCGGAATCGGCGGCTCGCCCAACACCGGCGTGCTGATTGTCATCGATGGCCGTCCCGATTTTCAGGCTCTGATGGGGCATCCCCTCCCGGATCTCTACACTCTTTCCGACGCCTCCTCGGTCCGTGTCACTCTCGGACCCGCCTCCGTTCTGTACGGCTCCAACGCCATGGGAGGCGCCGTCGAAATCATCCCCTCCCGCCCCGAGTCCGGTTTCCAGACAAGGCTGACTTCTTCACTGGGCTCGTGGTACACGACCCAGCACCGTCTGAATCACGCCGCCGCTTTCAGCCGGAGTTTTTATTCCGTCAACGCCGGTTATTCCGGCACTTCGGGCGAACGGCCGTCATCGGATTTCCGCAACCCTGATGGCACATTCACCTTCGGCGCCGACCTTTCCGAACACTGGAAATTCTCCCTCGAAAGCCGGTACGGCTTCTTCCATGTCGAGGATCCCGGAACCATCTTCGCCCCTCTGCAGGGGAGTTTCGCCCGCGTCGGCCGCGGCGGCTACAGCTTCAACCTGAACAATGCGTACGGCCGCTCCCACGGCTACCTGCGCCAGTACGGCGCGTGGGGACGCCACTTCATCACCGACGGATTCCGCTCCACAGACTCCACGAAGGGCCTCCGCGCCATGCAGACCCTTCTCCTTGCTCCATCCCTGACGCTGGACTTTGGCGGCGACTTCAATCACTTCGGCGGCGCGGCCAGAAACATCAAATCGTTCCTGAATTACGGCCAGCATGAGATCCAGGAAGGCGGCGGATTTTCCCGAACACAGTGGGCTGTCTCTCCCCGCTTTTCTCTCTCTGGCGGCTACCGCCATCACCGCCATTCCGTCTATGGCGGCATGTCCGTTCCCGAAGCATCCGCCACCGTCCGCCTCTCCCAACGCATCTCCTGGTCGGGCGGCGTCAGCCGCGGCTTCCGCAACCCCACCATCCGCGAGCTGTACCTTTTCCCCGCGCCCAATCCTGGACTTCAGCCGGAGCGGCTCTGGAACACCCAGTCCACGCTTTATGTCCAGCCTCACCGCTCCCTCACTGCCTGGGCCACCGGCTATTACTCGTCGCTGTCGAACCAGATTCTCACTCTTGGCCGCTTCCCGAACCTGCGCCTCGAGAATTCCGGCCGCGCCATTCTGCGCGGCGTGGACATTCAATCCCAGTGGCGCCCTGCGCGCTCCTGGATGATGAGCGCGGGAACGGCGATCCTTCGCTCTGGTCAGATCGCTCCGCTCTTGCCCGCCAACAAGTTCAACGGCGCAGTCCACTACCATCAGCGCCGCCTGTCCGCCAGCCTGTCGGCCATGATTGTCGGCCGACGATACGCCAACGCCGCCCGCACCGCAACGCTCGGCGGCTATCCGCTCCTCACTTTGCAAACAGGCTGGAAAGCCAGCCGCCGTCTTTCCCTGTTCGCGCTCGTGGACAACCTCCTCGATCGCCGCTACGAGGTCTTGCCCGGGTACGTCATGCCCCGCATCAACGCAGCCGGCGGCATGACCATCCAGTTCTGA
- a CDS encoding putative ABC transporter ATP-binding protein: MTPAVIVDSLEFRYGARTVFSGISFSIAAGESVGLAGPNGAGKSTLLWCLMGLLRPHAGRAEIRVPFGAVLQNPEDQLFMPSILEDAALPLQNRGLSRQQALQRAREALAAVGLDHAAGRPGHALSAGERKRAALACALALQPGVLLLDEPTSELDPRSARVLAAHLDDLQCAKFIASHDLPFLRRTTSRLLILDEGLIVADGPAASLLADEALLLSHGLK; the protein is encoded by the coding sequence ATGACACCTGCCGTCATCGTTGACTCTCTCGAATTCCGTTACGGCGCCCGGACGGTCTTCAGCGGCATCTCTTTCTCAATCGCCGCAGGGGAAAGCGTCGGCCTCGCCGGGCCGAACGGGGCCGGCAAAAGCACTCTGCTCTGGTGCCTCATGGGCCTGCTTCGCCCTCATGCCGGCCGGGCGGAGATCCGCGTCCCTTTCGGCGCCGTCCTCCAGAACCCTGAAGATCAGCTGTTCATGCCGTCCATCCTCGAGGATGCCGCCCTGCCTCTTCAGAATCGCGGCCTCTCCCGCCAACAGGCCCTGCAGCGCGCCCGCGAAGCTCTGGCGGCTGTTGGTCTCGATCATGCGGCCGGCCGCCCGGGCCACGCGCTCAGCGCTGGCGAGCGCAAGCGCGCCGCTCTCGCCTGCGCTCTGGCTCTGCAGCCCGGCGTTCTTCTGCTCGACGAGCCCACGAGCGAGCTGGACCCGCGCTCGGCGCGCGTCCTCGCCGCGCACCTCGACGATCTTCAGTGTGCGAAGTTCATCGCCAGCCACGACCTCCCGTTCCTCCGCCGGACGACATCGCGCCTGCTCATCCTCGACGAGGGTCTCATCGTGGCTGACGGGCCGGCCGCAAGTCTGCTTGCGGACGAAGCCCTGCTCCTCAGCCACGGGCTGAAATGA
- a CDS encoding sodium/hydrogen exchanger: MGIAADFVLIVVAGLVGAVAARLLRLPLLVGYIAAGVIVGPNTAGPTVQSIHDIELLAEIGVALLLFSLGLEISIRDMLAVRRVALIGGPIQILGCGAMGWLAGHRLFSMTSTEALWFGAMVAMSSTTVIVKLADERGVSRALATRVMVGMSVTQDLAVIPLLILLPQANLTSDAFQKILQSMAVAASILAAIVFLGMRFFPWLLRRVLRWGSREMFLVAVVAVSVGVGYAANLVGLSFAIGAFIAGLILSESEFSHQALSELAPLRDVFGLLFFVSVGMLFDPTLFLAQPWKVLGGVALIYLAKSVLIGLLARSFGYIYMAPWIIGLGLANIGEFSFVLARAGIRGGFISKETYDFVLICTILSIAVAPLVASLALPLGRWWRRRFPPPKNVRHFETPRELLRDHILVAGYGRTGRAVAGVLRAAGLPVVIIELNHAIFNDIRADGVPALWGDVTSEEILRAAGLKNARLLILTVPDGDVVRLATERARKLAPHVPVIARAARVQLLDELRRLGAASAVLPEFEAGMEMARQAMLRSGIDPGRAEEIILQIKEKYVGEGV; this comes from the coding sequence ATGGGCATCGCCGCCGATTTTGTTCTGATCGTCGTCGCCGGCCTCGTTGGCGCTGTTGCCGCGCGCCTCCTCCGCCTGCCCCTCCTCGTCGGCTACATCGCCGCAGGCGTGATTGTCGGTCCGAACACCGCCGGACCCACGGTGCAGTCCATCCACGACATCGAACTGCTTGCCGAAATCGGCGTCGCGCTGCTGCTGTTCAGCCTCGGCCTTGAGATCTCCATCCGCGACATGCTCGCCGTCCGCCGCGTCGCCCTGATTGGAGGCCCCATCCAGATTCTCGGTTGCGGCGCTATGGGATGGCTCGCCGGCCATCGCCTTTTCAGCATGACGTCCACCGAGGCCCTCTGGTTCGGCGCGATGGTCGCCATGTCCAGCACTACCGTAATCGTCAAGCTCGCCGACGAGCGGGGCGTCTCCAGAGCCCTCGCCACACGCGTCATGGTCGGCATGAGCGTCACCCAGGATCTCGCCGTCATTCCTCTCCTGATCCTGCTGCCTCAGGCCAACCTCACGTCCGACGCCTTCCAGAAAATCCTGCAGTCCATGGCCGTGGCCGCCTCCATTCTCGCCGCCATCGTCTTCCTCGGCATGCGGTTTTTCCCATGGCTGCTGCGCCGCGTCCTCCGCTGGGGCTCCCGGGAAATGTTCCTCGTCGCCGTCGTCGCCGTCAGCGTCGGCGTCGGTTATGCCGCGAATCTGGTCGGACTCAGCTTCGCCATCGGAGCTTTCATCGCCGGGCTGATTCTCAGCGAGAGCGAGTTCAGCCACCAGGCGCTGAGCGAGCTCGCACCCCTGCGCGACGTCTTCGGCCTCCTCTTCTTCGTCTCCGTCGGCATGCTCTTCGATCCGACTCTCTTCCTGGCCCAGCCCTGGAAGGTTCTCGGCGGCGTCGCTCTCATCTATCTGGCGAAATCCGTGTTGATCGGCCTTCTCGCGCGCTCCTTCGGGTACATCTACATGGCGCCGTGGATCATCGGCCTCGGGCTGGCGAACATCGGCGAATTCTCCTTCGTGCTGGCCCGCGCCGGCATCCGCGGCGGCTTCATTTCCAAAGAGACTTACGATTTCGTTCTCATTTGCACGATTCTTTCGATCGCCGTCGCCCCGCTCGTGGCGAGCCTCGCCCTGCCTCTCGGCCGATGGTGGCGCCGCCGTTTTCCGCCTCCGAAAAACGTACGCCACTTCGAAACTCCGCGCGAGCTGCTCCGCGACCACATCCTCGTGGCCGGTTACGGACGCACCGGCCGCGCCGTGGCAGGCGTTCTCCGCGCGGCCGGCCTGCCCGTCGTCATCATCGAACTGAACCATGCCATCTTCAATGACATCCGGGCCGATGGCGTGCCAGCCCTGTGGGGCGATGTCACTAGCGAAGAGATCCTCCGCGCTGCCGGCCTCAAGAACGCCCGCCTGCTCATCCTCACTGTGCCCGACGGCGACGTCGTCCGCCTTGCCACCGAGCGTGCGCGCAAGCTTGCGCCCCATGTCCCCGTCATCGCCCGCGCCGCCCGCGTCCAGCTTCTCGACGAGCTGCGCCGCCTCGGCGCCGCCTCCGCCGTCCTGCCCGAGTTCGAAGCCGGCATGGAAATGGCCCGTCAGGCCATGCTCCGCAGCGGCATCGATCCCGGCCGCGCCGAGGAAATCATCCTCCAGATCAAGGAAAAGTACGTCGGAGAGGGAGTCTGA
- a CDS encoding dehydrogenase: MKFAVVTGASSGLGETFARKLAARGYSLLLAARRVQRLEALKLELERKNKIEVECFPCDLSKPAEADGLAARIESGATPDLLVNNAGFGTLGFFHETDYARQVEMVNLHVLATMRLTRAVLGPMIRRGSGAIINVSSVAGFWRSGGNTSYCATKGWMNDFTEGLRIELDLLGSPVVVQALCPGFTYTEFHDVLGVDRNKVPGWLWMDADTVVEASLRGLESRKLFVIPGWQYRIGAALGELLPFGLRLFLERKSPHKRT; the protein is encoded by the coding sequence ATGAAATTCGCTGTCGTTACCGGCGCATCCAGCGGCCTCGGCGAAACCTTCGCCCGCAAGCTCGCCGCCCGCGGGTATTCCCTCCTGCTCGCCGCCCGCCGCGTCCAGCGTCTCGAAGCCCTCAAGCTCGAGCTGGAGCGCAAGAACAAAATCGAGGTGGAATGTTTCCCCTGCGATCTCTCAAAACCTGCCGAAGCCGACGGGCTCGCCGCGCGGATCGAAAGCGGCGCCACGCCCGACCTTCTCGTCAACAACGCCGGCTTCGGCACGCTCGGCTTTTTCCATGAAACGGATTACGCCCGCCAGGTCGAAATGGTGAACCTGCACGTGCTCGCCACAATGCGCCTGACGCGCGCCGTGCTCGGTCCGATGATCCGCCGCGGCAGCGGCGCCATCATCAACGTCAGCTCCGTCGCCGGCTTCTGGCGCAGCGGCGGCAACACCAGCTACTGCGCCACCAAGGGCTGGATGAACGATTTCACCGAGGGGCTGCGGATCGAGCTCGACCTGCTTGGCTCGCCTGTCGTCGTCCAGGCTCTCTGCCCAGGCTTCACTTACACCGAGTTTCACGACGTGCTCGGCGTCGACCGCAACAAGGTCCCCGGATGGCTCTGGATGGATGCAGACACGGTCGTGGAAGCCAGCCTCCGCGGTCTCGAGTCCCGCAAGCTCTTCGTCATCCCGGGCTGGCAGTACCGCATCGGGGCCGCTTTGGGCGAACTGCTCCCCTTCGGTCTCCGACTGTTC